The proteins below come from a single Odontesthes bonariensis isolate fOdoBon6 chromosome 18, fOdoBon6.hap1, whole genome shotgun sequence genomic window:
- the LOC142367169 gene encoding uncharacterized protein LOC142367169, whose product MSKAQVLRALVKQRLTAAAEEIFGLFEGAIAEYEGEIERQRSLLEARLEPDGGGADGYGFIVRKVDCPPEQQDGSSKLDQVDPERPHIKEEHEQLQAQQEAEAAGFSPVSVKSEEDEEKPQHSLFLTGEDCGAADTDYTTPEPETKVRGNRKSSRKRKSHANFLRSSGCEWSDRPFCCSACGKRFSQNSNLKTHMRIHTGEKPFGCSFCSKRFIQKVHLRHHLARHTGEKLFGCSTCDQRFNWLYQLKNHQCVSAELHCTKETREAAEQMETAADGAEPAETDGYLQPGTEDETSHSSTVQTEILAADMGFNNDGRSFGCPDCGKTFSRKAYLQEHLRCHVGEKCFTCSVCNRGFPWRKQLQRHMRTHSREQRLRCSICNKMFKWPYQLRVHRCVSEAATSLPNTTSVRLLLFHAPR is encoded by the exons ATGTCAAAAGCGCAGGTGTTGAGGGCGCTGGTGAAGCAGCGCCTGACGGCCGCAGCGGAGGAGATCTTCGGGCTTTTCGAAGGAGCCATCGCTGAGTACGAGGGGGAGATAGAGCGCCAGCGCAGCCTGTTGGAGGCTCGTTTGGAGCCCGATGGAGGTGGAGCAG ATGGCTACGGATTTATTGTGAGGAAAGTAGATTGTCCTCCCGAGCAGCAAGACGGGAGCTCCAAGCTGGACCAGGTGGATCCAGAGCGTCCACACATTAAGGAGGAACACGAGCAGCTTCAAGCCCAGCAGGAGGCTGAAGCTGCAGGGTTCAGTCCTGTTTCTGTGAAGAGTGAAGAGGATGAAGAGAAACCTCAGCACTCACTGTTTCTCACAGGAGAGGACTGCGGCGCAGCAGATACAGATTACACAACTCCAGAACCTGAAACAAAAGTTAGAGGAAACCGCAAGTCTTCCAGGAAACGCAAGTCACATGCAAACTTCCTGAGGAGTAGTGGCTGCGAGTGGAGTGATAgacctttctgctgctctgcGTGTGGAAAAAGATTCAGCCAAAACTCAAATCTAAAGACGCACATGAGGATCCACACCGGAGAGAAGCCGTTCGGCTGCTCGTTTTGCAGTAAAAGATTCATACAGAAGGTGCATCTGAGACATCACCTGGCGcgacacacaggagagaaactgTTCGGCTGCAGCACTTGTGACCAAAGGTTTAATTGGCTTTATCAGCTCAAAAACCACCAGTGTGTCAGTGCAGAGCTTCACTGCACTAAGGAAACAAGAGAGGCAGCTGAACAGATGGAAActgctgctgatggagctgaacCTGCTGAAACAGACGGATATTTACAACCAGGTACTGAAGATGAGACTTCACACAGTTCCACAGTTCAAACTGAAATCCTTGCAGCTGATATGGGATTTAACAATGACGGGAGGTCATTTGGTTGCCCTGACTGCGGTAAAACATTTTCCCGGAAGGCTTACCTGCAGGAACACCTGCGATGTCACGTCGGAGAAAAGTGTTTCACCTGCTCAGTCTGCAACAGAGGGTTTCCCTGGAGAAAACAGCTTCAGAGACACATGCGAACACATTCAAGAGAGCAAAGACTGAGGTGCAGCATTTGtaacaaaatgtttaaatggCCTTATCAGCTCAGGGTCCATCGGTGTGTCAGTGAAGCC
- the cart4 gene encoding cocaine- and amphetamine-regulated transcript 4: MEHMRAVVYLSVCLTVMTSLCQGERSSENQLPSAPDEPILGLTTSELAEALQGLLEEADSRVGLSVEKKASVIPRCDVGERCAMKHGPRIGRLCDCLRGTACNTFFLRCY, encoded by the exons ATGGAGCACATGCGAGCAGTTGTCTACCTGTCCGTCTGCTTGACTGTGATGACGTCACTCTGTCAGGGTGAAAGGTCATCTGAAAATCAGCTGCCGTCTGCACCAGACGAGCCGATTCTCGGACTCACAACCAGCGAACTG GCCGAAGCTCTGCAGGGTCTCCTGGAAGAAGCTGACAGCAGAGTCGGGCTCTCTGTGGAGAAGAAAGCCAGCGTCATCCCACGG TGTGACGTAGGCGAGCGCTGTGCGATGAAACATGGCCCCCGGATCGGTCGGCTCTGCGACTGTCTGAGGGGAACGGCCTGCAACACCTTCTTCCTGCGCTGCTACTGA